From Acidobacteriota bacterium, one genomic window encodes:
- a CDS encoding DUF4136 domain-containing protein: MKRLLVLLAVVTLTTLAVPAQKVKIICNRATDFSLYKTYAWAVQGADLPPDHMVTEAEEFQATLKKEIDAQLQKNGFTPVNLDQGPDMVITFQISIQLRSSGADDVRPDSPTSNTKFAQIWVVSRTEGTLTVDLTDHKTGKNIWRGTATAVLDAHKREERLRRIAGKFFGKFPPKR, encoded by the coding sequence ATGAAGCGCCTGCTCGTGTTGCTTGCCGTTGTGACCCTGACGACCCTGGCGGTCCCGGCCCAGAAGGTCAAGATCATCTGCAACCGCGCCACCGATTTCAGCCTTTACAAGACCTACGCCTGGGCCGTGCAGGGGGCCGACCTTCCCCCCGACCACATGGTGACGGAGGCGGAGGAGTTCCAGGCCACGCTGAAGAAGGAAATCGACGCCCAACTTCAGAAGAACGGTTTCACCCCGGTCAACCTGGACCAGGGACCCGACATGGTGATCACCTTCCAAATCTCGATCCAGCTGCGGAGTTCCGGCGCGGACGACGTCCGCCCCGATTCCCCCACTTCCAACACCAAGTTCGCGCAGATCTGGGTGGTCAGCCGGACCGAGGGGACCCTGACCGTGGACCTGACCGACCACAAGACCGGGAAGAACATCTGGCGGGGAACGGCCACGGCGGTCCTGGACGCCCACAAGCGCGAGGAGCGGCTTCGCCGGATCGCCGGGAAGTTCTTCGGGAAGTTCCCGCCGAAGCGGTGA